From one Rhizobium rosettiformans genomic stretch:
- a CDS encoding YitT family protein, translating into MAPLTSMLGIWNSNPTRHTPAEDLQGILAGSLIAALGLYFLAQVGLLTGGMAGLAFVLHYWSGWSFGLLFFLLNLPFYILSLRRVGLDFTIKTFVAVGLTSFIVEIESRFLVIESIAPIWAAILGGLLLGFGLLALYRHRASLGGLGILAVYIQDRFGIRAGLVQLAFDLCVMALAFAVVSPSVVLYSVIGAVVLNLFLAINHRSDRYIALR; encoded by the coding sequence ATGGCGCCGTTGACGAGCATGCTGGGAATCTGGAATTCGAACCCGACACGCCACACGCCGGCGGAAGATCTGCAGGGCATCTTGGCCGGCAGCCTGATCGCCGCACTCGGCCTTTACTTCCTCGCCCAGGTCGGACTTCTGACCGGTGGCATGGCCGGCCTCGCCTTCGTCCTGCATTACTGGAGCGGCTGGAGCTTCGGTCTGTTGTTCTTCCTGCTCAATCTGCCCTTTTACATCCTGTCGCTGCGTCGCGTTGGTCTCGATTTTACCATCAAGACCTTTGTTGCCGTAGGGCTCACTTCCTTCATCGTCGAAATCGAGAGCCGCTTCCTGGTGATAGAGAGCATCGCCCCGATCTGGGCGGCAATTCTCGGCGGCCTGCTGCTCGGCTTCGGCCTTTTGGCTCTCTACCGTCACCGGGCCAGCCTTGGCGGCCTGGGCATTCTCGCCGTCTACATCCAGGACCGCTTCGGCATCCGCGCCGGCCTCGTCCAGCTTGCCTTCGACCTCTGCGTCATGGCGCTCGCCTTTGCCGTCGTCAGCCCCTCCGTGGTGCTCTATTCGGTCATCGGCGCCGTGGTGTTGAACCTCTTCCTCGCGATCAACCACCGCTCGGATCGGTATATCGCGCTGCGTTGA
- a CDS encoding ligase-associated DNA damage response DEXH box helicase, whose product MKTADSALALLPAPFLRWFGEKGWQPRDHQLELLARARSGENGGESLLLIAPTGAGKTLAGFLPSLTELTERGRKKPGEAFTGIHTLYISPLKALAVDIERNLMKPVTEMGLPITIENRTGDTPAHKRQRQKTNPPDILLTTPEQVALLISHSDAARFFKDLRYVIFDELHSLVTSKRGHLLSLGLTRLRKLSPGLKTIGLSATVAQPMDLRRWLVAQPDKGEAAAGLITVDGGARPNITILQTEDRIPWSGHKAHYAIPEVYKVLNDFQTTLLFVNTRSQAEMLFQELWTVNDDNLPIALHHGSLDVSQRRKVEAAMAENRLRAVVATSTLDLGIDWGDVDLVIHVGAPKGASRLAQRIGRANHRMDEPSRAILVPANRFEVMECQAALDANYIGAQDTPPVGEGSLDVLAQHVLGMACADAFDEEELYREVTTALPYAALPRETFARIVDFVATGGYALRTYERYARIRRRKDGLWRVSNPQVAQQYRLNLGTIVEMPMLNVRLVKRNHLGSIGRGGMTLGKVEEYFFEQLTQGDTFLFSGKVLRFEGIRDNECLVSNAFSMDPKIPAYAGGKFPLSTYLAEQVRAMLDDPARRTGLPDQVRDWLSLQAEKSVLPKRGDLLIETFPRGERFYMVIYAFEGRLAHQTLGMLLTRRLERMRAKPLGFVATDYALAIWALEDMGSLIARGALSLAELFDQDMLGDDLETWLDESFMLKRTFRNCAVIAGLIEQRHPGKEKSGRQVTVSSDLIYDVLRSHEPDHILMQATRQDAAAGLLDIARLADMLERIKGHILHKRLTQISPLAVPVMLEIGKEPVAGEAQEHVLSMAAEDLIAEAMA is encoded by the coding sequence GTGAAGACAGCTGATTCCGCCCTTGCCCTTCTGCCTGCCCCCTTCCTCCGCTGGTTCGGCGAAAAGGGCTGGCAGCCGCGTGACCATCAGCTGGAACTGCTGGCCCGGGCGAGATCCGGCGAGAATGGCGGCGAGAGCCTGCTGCTGATCGCCCCGACCGGTGCGGGCAAGACGCTTGCTGGCTTTCTGCCGTCGCTGACGGAACTGACCGAGCGTGGCCGCAAGAAGCCGGGCGAGGCCTTCACCGGGATCCACACGCTCTACATCTCGCCGCTCAAGGCGCTCGCCGTCGATATCGAGCGAAACCTGATGAAGCCCGTCACCGAGATGGGGCTCCCGATCACCATCGAGAACCGCACCGGCGATACTCCGGCTCACAAGCGTCAGCGGCAGAAGACCAATCCGCCGGATATCCTCCTGACGACGCCAGAGCAGGTGGCGCTGCTCATCTCCCACTCGGACGCGGCGCGCTTCTTCAAGGACCTGCGCTACGTCATCTTCGACGAACTGCATTCGCTGGTGACCTCGAAGCGCGGCCATCTGCTGTCGCTTGGTCTCACGCGGCTGAGGAAACTCTCCCCTGGTCTCAAGACCATTGGCCTTTCTGCGACTGTCGCCCAGCCGATGGATCTGCGACGCTGGCTTGTGGCGCAGCCGGATAAGGGCGAGGCGGCGGCCGGTCTGATCACGGTCGATGGCGGTGCGCGACCGAACATCACCATCCTGCAGACGGAGGATCGCATTCCCTGGTCAGGGCACAAGGCACACTATGCCATCCCCGAGGTCTACAAGGTCCTCAACGACTTTCAGACGACGCTGCTTTTCGTCAACACGCGCTCCCAAGCGGAAATGCTCTTCCAGGAACTCTGGACGGTCAATGACGACAACCTGCCGATAGCCCTGCACCACGGCTCGCTCGACGTCTCCCAGCGCCGCAAGGTGGAGGCCGCCATGGCCGAAAACCGGCTGCGCGCGGTCGTCGCGACCTCGACCCTCGACCTCGGCATCGACTGGGGTGACGTCGATCTCGTCATCCATGTCGGTGCGCCCAAGGGCGCATCGCGCCTTGCCCAGCGCATAGGTCGCGCCAATCACCGCATGGACGAGCCGTCCCGCGCCATTCTCGTGCCGGCCAACCGCTTTGAGGTGATGGAGTGTCAGGCGGCACTCGATGCCAACTATATCGGTGCCCAGGACACCCCGCCGGTCGGCGAGGGTTCACTCGACGTGCTGGCCCAGCATGTGCTCGGCATGGCCTGCGCCGATGCCTTCGATGAGGAGGAGCTCTACCGCGAGGTGACGACGGCGCTTCCCTATGCAGCGCTGCCACGCGAGACCTTCGCCCGCATCGTCGATTTCGTCGCGACCGGCGGCTATGCGCTTCGGACCTACGAGCGCTACGCCCGCATTCGCCGCCGCAAGGACGGCTTATGGCGCGTGTCCAATCCGCAGGTCGCCCAGCAGTATCGCCTCAACCTCGGCACCATCGTCGAGATGCCGATGCTCAATGTCCGGCTGGTCAAGCGCAACCATCTGGGCTCGATCGGTCGCGGCGGCATGACGCTCGGCAAGGTCGAGGAATATTTCTTCGAACAACTGACCCAGGGCGATACCTTCCTCTTCTCGGGCAAGGTGCTGCGCTTCGAAGGCATCAGAGACAACGAATGCCTCGTCTCCAACGCCTTTTCGATGGATCCGAAAATCCCGGCCTATGCCGGCGGCAAGTTCCCGCTCTCGACCTATCTCGCCGAACAAGTTCGTGCCATGCTCGACGATCCCGCCCGCCGGACCGGTCTGCCGGATCAGGTGCGCGACTGGCTGTCGCTGCAGGCGGAGAAGTCTGTTCTGCCCAAGCGCGGTGATCTCCTGATCGAGACCTTCCCGCGCGGCGAGCGCTTCTACATGGTCATCTATGCCTTCGAGGGAAGGCTGGCGCATCAGACGCTCGGCATGCTGCTCACCCGTCGGCTGGAGCGCATGCGCGCCAAGCCGCTGGGCTTCGTGGCGACCGACTATGCGCTCGCGATCTGGGCCTTGGAGGACATGGGCTCGCTGATCGCGCGGGGAGCACTCAGCCTCGCAGAACTCTTCGACCAGGACATGCTGGGAGACGATCTCGAAACCTGGCTCGACGAGAGCTTCATGCTGAAGCGCACCTTCCGCAATTGCGCGGTGATCGCCGGCCTGATCGAGCAGCGCCATCCGGGCAAGGAAAAGTCCGGGCGCCAAGTGACTGTGTCCTCGGACCTGATCTACGACGTGCTGCGCAGCCACGAGCCCGATCATATCCTCATGCAGGCAACGCGACAGGATGCCGCCGCCGGACTTTTGGACATTGCCCGCCTTGCCGATATGCTGGAGCGAATCAAGGGGCACATCCTGCACAAGCGCCTGACGCAGATCTCGCCGCTCGCCGTGCCGGTCATGCTGGAGATCGGCAAGGAGCCGGTAGCGGGCGAAGCCCAGGAGCATGTGCTGTCCATGGCGGCGGAAGATCTGATCGCCGAAGCCATGGCATGA